The genome window CGACAGGGTCGTGACGAGCATCTTTGTCCAGTAGCCATAGAAGTCCGCCTAGAAGAAGGAGGAACAGGGCGGGTCCTAGCAGGAAGAAGAAGATCCCCGCGTTGCCCATATCCACGCGCTGATCACCCGCCCCGGGTTGTGCTGCAGAGGCGACTGAGTGTAGGTCGCCCCCGACAGGAAAGGCGCTGCGGGTGCGGGCTGAGCAACAGGAGGCGGATCTGAGCGAAAGGACGAAGCTCAAGGTTCGAGTCGTGAGCACCCGGAGTCATCCGCTAGCGGCCTCGAACCGTTCTACGCCGACCGCGGGGGCGGTGTCAGTATCGAGGCATGGCGGCGATCGGAATGATCATGGCCTTCTTCGTAGTGGGCCTCGGGCTGGTGTTGCTTTACGCGCTGGCTCGGTTCGTCTACGAGAAGGTCGGTGATCGGGAGGAGATCGCTCGGCAGTGGAAGAACCCGCGCATCCGTCGCTGGTGGGTTCTGAACGGCATCCTGTTCGCCGTCGCGATCCCGCTACTGATACTGGTTAGAGAAACTGATCTCCTTATCAAGGGTGACCAGAACTCGGGCATCCGCATGGCCGTTTTCCTGGGGTTGTTCGTCACGTTGAGGATGCTCGCGAGAGAATTAGGGATCGATAAGAAGGATCGCCCCGCTGAGCTGCCCCCGACATCCCCCGCGTTCCCAGGACTTCGGAAGAATCTGAGCGCAGTGGGCCGACGAGAAATACAAGCGGAACGGCTGCGGTCGCGAAAGGGCCGCAGTCTGTGGTGGGTATACGTCGGGCTCGGCCTGCTCCTTGTTGCCGCCTTGGTGTCACCGCAGTGTTCTAGTGGCGGATGATTTCGTCGCCGCCGGCCGCCGCACCCGATAGACATCACCGATGGAACCTGACGACAGACGGCTGGTGATCGAGAGCTCGCCGCGCAAGGCGAAGCGGAACCTATTCGTGGTCGGCCTTACCGGAGTGGTTCTGCTTGTCGCCGCGGTCGTGCCGAGCGACCAGGGGTGGGCGATGAGAGCTTTCTCGTTGGTAGGAGCGGCCATCTGCGCCGGCGTGTTCGTCGCCGGCCGAGCCGCTCAGCTGGGGCGGAAGCCTCTACTCGTGGCCGATCGTGACGGTCTGCATCACGAGAAGGTGGGGTTGATCCCGTGGGCGGATATCCAGTCCGTCCGCGTGGAAGCCATAGGACTCCTAGGGCCCGTGCTTCGCATCGAGGTCAACGAGCGGGAGAAGTACATCGCCCGACATCGCAATCCGGTGATGCGAGTCAACATGAGGATCGGCAAAGCGACCGGTCATCCCTTCCTCGCACTGCCGGGGAGCCTGCTGGAGCGCTCGCCCGAGGAGCTCAAGGCGGAACTGGAACGGGTGGCGGGTCGGACCTTCTGAACGTCGCTGGCCCAGATCACTTGGGCGAGGTGCACAACGTGCGGGCGTCTGGGAAGCGCAGCTCCTGCCACGGCCACCAGCACGCGTCTGTGTTCATGACGACGATCCACGCGGTCGCCAGGTAGAGGAACAACACCAGCGCTAGCAACAGGAGGGCCTTGAGGACTCTCGCGGTCTTTGGTCGCCCGTCGATGACCATACTGGTCCCCTACCCACTTCGACCGAGACCGCACGCGAGCGAGCGTTGGAGTTCCTCGTCCTGCTCGCCGGGCGCGGGTACTACGAGAGGAAAAGAGCCGCCGTCACTGGATGAGGTGCGTAAGACTCAATACGTGAACCCCGAAGGATTAACGATCTCCTCGAACGATCGGGCCGGAGAACTGCGGATGGAGTGGCGTGGTCGCGCCACGGCTCTCGTGGCCCTCCGCGGTAGGGACCTGGCAGCGGAAGCTCGCGTCTGGTGGAACGACTATGCGGAGGAGCCCAGCACGTTAGCCCGCTTCTTCACCGATTTAGCTGAGGGTTGGAGAGGCTGGAGCGGCGAGAAGGAATGGCGCGCCCTCGAGCACCCGTTCTCTCTGGTAGCCACCCATGATGGTCTCGGACACATAGCGCTTGACGTGGAGCTGGCCTCAGGCTTCTATCCGGAGGACTGGTGGACCAAGGTACGCCTCTTGCTCGATGCCGGCAGTCTCGACGAGGTCGCTGATCGGGTCAGAAAGTTCGTAGACGCGGCTCCCTCTGACAACCGGCGAGGTGACGCGCCTGCGCAGGCGGCGGCCAAGGGAGACGACAGATCATGAGTGACTGGTTGATCGGCGGCCTGGTAGTGCTCGGCCTCATCGCGTTGTTCGTGTTCGCATGGCGGGCGGAGCCCCGAAGTCCGGGAACCAGGTTCCGGCGCCGCTCGATGCCCTCCGGCACGTCCCTAGTTGCTACGCGCGGGCTTCTCCTGTCAAGGGTCTGCGGGGCTCCGCTCTAGCCGCTCCCCCCTTCGATCCGCTCACGCGCACCTGCGCCCTAGACAGACTCCGGCTGCGCGCAGAGGTGGTTAAGGCGGCATCAGACGAGCTGCCGCGCGCAGCTAGATGAACCACCTGGGGCCGAGGCCACGCTACCCTTGGAGCCCGAACGCGGCGAGGGGGATCGTTGGGGCTGGGCAAGACAGCAGTCGGGTGTGTGCTCATAGCGAGTGCCCTTCTTCCGACACAGCTTT of Actinomycetota bacterium contains these proteins:
- a CDS encoding DUF6228 family protein, whose protein sequence is MRKTQYVNPEGLTISSNDRAGELRMEWRGRATALVALRGRDLAAEARVWWNDYAEEPSTLARFFTDLAEGWRGWSGEKEWRALEHPFSLVATHDGLGHIALDVELASGFYPEDWWTKVRLLLDAGSLDEVADRVRKFVDAAPSDNRRGDAPAQAAAKGDDRS